The following are encoded together in the Meriones unguiculatus strain TT.TT164.6M chromosome 16, Bangor_MerUng_6.1, whole genome shotgun sequence genome:
- the LOC132646041 gene encoding glutathione S-transferase theta-1, with translation MVLELYLDLISQPCRAVYIFAKKNGIPFQMQSVDLRKGEHLSDAFALVNPMKRVPAMKDDDFALSESVAILLYLTHKYKVPDHWYPQDLQARARVDEYMAWQHTTLRKSCLRALWHKVMFPVFLGEQVPSERLAATLAELDVNLKMLEDKFLQDKAFLVGPHISLADLVAITELMHPVGGGCPVFEGHPRLAAWYRRVKAAVGEDLFQEAHEVILKVKDSPPVNPIIKQKIMPRVLTLIQ, from the exons ATGGTCCTGGAGCTTTACCTGGATCTAATCTCACAGCCCTGTCGTGCGGTCTATATCTTTGCCAAGAAGAACGGCATCCCGTTCCAAATGCAATCGGTGGACCTGCGCAAGG GTGAGCACCTCAGCGATGCGTTTGCCCTGGTGAATCCCATGAAGAGGGTACCAGCCATGAAGGATGATGACTTCGCCTTGAGTGAGAG TGTGGCCATCCTGCTCTACCTGACCCACAAGTATAAGGTTCCTGACCACTGGTACCCCCAAGATCTGCAGGCCCGTGCTCGTGTGGATGAGTACatggcatggcagcacacaacccTTCGGAAAAGCTGTCTCCGGGCCCTGTGGCATAAG GTGATGTTTCCTGTGTTCCTGGGTGAGCAAGTGCCTTCTGAGAGGCTGGCAGCCACGTTGGCAGAGTTGGATGTCAACCTGAAGATGCTTGAGGACAAGTTCCTCCAGGACAAGGCCTTCCTTGTTGGGCCCCACATCTCCCTTGCTGACTTGGTAGCCATCACAGAGCTGATGCAT CCTGTAGGTGGTGGATGCCCAGTCTTCGAAGGGCACCCCAGGCTGGCTGCGTGGTACCGGCGAGTGAAGGCAGCAGTGGGGGAAGACCTCTTCCAAGAGGCCCATGAGGTCATCCTGAAGGTGAAGGATTCTCCACCTGTCAACCCCATCATAAAGCAGAAGATCATGCCCAGAGTGCTGACCCTGATCCAGTGA